A portion of the Cryptomeria japonica chromosome 5, Sugi_1.0, whole genome shotgun sequence genome contains these proteins:
- the LOC131054691 gene encoding uncharacterized protein LOC131054691, with protein sequence MDACHVFLGRLWQFDKKVVHNGKENAYTIEKDGVKHTLMPMMEQEVDNSSSSSNKVMLVSGKEFIHEMNNEEVGFDLVLKPRHVFTTLKLGDFPPKVQGILNEYLEIVASNLPSDFPPMRSISHHMDLIPGARLPNKVAYRLTPMKNEEIRKQVEDLLKKGLITESLSPCVVPIVFVRKKGGKWRMCTN encoded by the coding sequence atggatgcatgtcatgtaTTTCTTGGAAGACTGTGGCAATTTGACAAGAAAGTGGTGCATAATGGAAAGGAGAATGCCTATACAATTGAGAAAGATGGAGTGAAACATACTTTGATGCCTATGATGGAGCAAGAAGTAGACAATAGTAGTAGTAGCAGCAATAAGGTAATGTTGGTAAGTGGTAAGGAATTCATCCATGAAATGAATAATGAAGAAGTAGGATTTGATTTGGTTCTTAAACCTAGGCATGTGTTTACCACCTTGAAACTTGGTGATTTTCCTCCTAAAGTGCAAGGTATTTTGAATGAATATTTAGAAATTGTTGCATCTAATTTGCCTAGTGATTTTCCACCTATGAGAAGCATTAGCCACCATATGGATTTGATTCCAGGAGCTCGCCTTCCAAACAAGGTAGCCTATAGGTTGACACCTATGAAAAATGAAGAGATAAGGAAGCAAGTGGAGGACCTTTTGAAGAAAGGATTGATAACGGAAAGCTTAAGTCCTTGTGTTGTTCCCATAGTATTTGTGCGAAAGAAAGGGGGGAAATGGCGTATGTGCACTAATTAA